A single window of Pyrus communis chromosome 10, drPyrComm1.1, whole genome shotgun sequence DNA harbors:
- the LOC137748111 gene encoding uncharacterized protein: MRREDEKSDEEDKSWCNASYKAAMAGVMACEKLDRAGRHGVSPHQKVTIALRMLAYASPVDAMDDTYGMSESTCLDNLVEFYHTIVQLYKEGYLRQLNQANLDRLIRKAEDCGFPGMIGSLDCMHWQWKNYPIGWQ; the protein is encoded by the exons atgagacgagaagatgagaagtctgatgaagaagataaatCATGGTGCAATGCATCATATAAGGCAGCCATGGCTGGGGTCATGGCGTGTGAG AAACTGGACAGAGCAGGCCGCCATGGTgtctcacctcatcagaaggttactATTGCACTCCGAATGCTGGCTTATGCCTCCCCAGTTGATGCGATGGATGACACATATGGTATGTCTGAatctacatgccttgataatCTTGTTGAATTCTATCATACAATTGTTCAGCTTTACAAAGAGGGGTACCTCCGTCAACTAAATCAAGCAAATCTAGATCGACTCATTCGCAAAGCTGAAGACTGTGGCTTTCCgggcatgatagggtcattagattGCATGCATTGGCAATGGAAGAACTATCCCATCGGATGGCAATGA